The following coding sequences are from one Pongo abelii isolate AG06213 chromosome 3, NHGRI_mPonAbe1-v2.0_pri, whole genome shotgun sequence window:
- the TMEM129 gene encoding E3 ubiquitin-protein ligase TM129: protein MDSPEVTFTLAYLVFAVCFVFTPNEFHAAGLTVQNLLSGWLGSEDAAFVPFHLRRTAATLLCHSLLPLGYYVGMCLAASEKRLHSLSQAPEAWRLFLLLAVTLPSIACILIYYWSRDRWACHPLARTLALYALPQSGWQAVASSVNTEFRRIDKFATGAPGARVIVTDTWVMKVTTYRVHVAQQQDVHLTVMESQQHELSPDSNLPVQLLTIRVASANPAVQAFDIRLNSTEYGELCEKLRAPIRRAAHVVIHQSLGDLFLETFASLVEVNPAYSVPSSQELEACIGCMQTRASVKLVKTCQEAATGECQQCYCRPMWCLTCMGKWFASRQDPLRPDTWLASRVPCPTCRARFCILDVCTVR from the exons ATGGACAGCCCCGAGGTGACCTTCACTCTCGCCTATCTGGTGTTCGCCGTGTGCTTCGTGTTCACGCCCAACGAGTTCCACGCGGCGGGGCTCACGGTGCAGAACCTGCTGTCGGGCTGGCTGGGCAGCGAGGACGCCGCCTTCGTGCCCTTCCACTTGCGCCGTACGGCCGCCACGCTGTTGTGCCACTCGCTGCTGCCGCTCG GCTACTATGTGGGCATGTGCCTTGCGGCTTCAGAAAAGCGGCTCCACTCCCTCAGCCAGGCCCCTGAGGCCTGGCGGCTCTTCCTGCTGCTGGCCGTGACCCTCCCCTCCATCGCCTGCATCCTGATCTACTACTGGTCCCGTGACCGGTGGGCCTGCCACCCACTGGCGCGCACTCTGGCACTCTATGCCCTCCCACAGTCCGGCTGGCAGGCTGTTGCCTCCTCCGTCAACACTGAGTTCCGGCGGATTGACAAGTTTGCCACCGGCGCACCAGGTGCCCGTGTGATTGTAACAGACACGTGGGTGATGAAGGTAACCACCTACCGAGTGCACGTGGCCCAGCAGCAGGACGTGCACCTGACTGTGATGGAGTCTCAGCAGCATGAGCTCTCGCCAGACTCGAACTTGCCCGTGCAGCTCCTCACCATCCGTGTGGCCAGCGCCAACCCTGCTGTGCAGGCCTTTGACATCCG GCTGAACTCCACTGAGTACGGGGAGCTCTGCGAGAAGCTCCGGGCACCAATCCGCAGGGCAGCCCACGTGGTCATCCACCAGAGCCTGGGCGACCTGTTCCTGGAGACATTTGCCTCCCTGGTAGAGGTCAACCCGGCCTACTCAGTGCCCAGCAGCCAG GAGCTGGAGGCCTGCATAGGCTGCATGCAGACACGTGCCAGCGTGAAGCTGGTGAAGACCTGCCAGGAGGCAGCCACAGGCGAGTGCCAGCAGTGTTACTGCCGTCCCATGTGGTGCCTCACCTGCATGGGCAAGTGGTTTGCCAGCCGCCAGGACCCCCTGCGCCCTGACACCTGGCTGGCCAGCCGCGTGCCCTGCCCCACCTGCCGCGCACGCTTCTGCATCCTGGATGTGTGCACCGTGCGCTGA